GGATGCGGTCGCTCGCATCCCGCATCAGGTAACAGCCGGGCTCCGCCGGTAATTCCCGCAGCCGGGCCGAGAGCCGCTCGCGCTGGAGCAGCAGCGGCCCGACGACGTCACCGCCCGGAGTGCCTCCCGGAGGCGCAACCGGCTCAGCCATGGTCCGGCCTCAACCGCCGTACTGCCAGCCCGTGGCGGCTAGTTCCAGGGCGGCGGCGTCGCGGTGCAGGGTCGCCGACTTCACCTCCCCCACGAAGACGGTGTGGTCGCCATGGGCGACCTGGCCCACCAGGGTGCACTCCACCGCCCCGAGGGCGTCATCGAGCACCGGCAGGCCGAGGGGGCCGAGGTGGAACGGGGCGGCATCGAACCGTCCACCCACCCCTTTCTGGGGTTTGAAGAACACCGCCGCCAGGTCCTTCTGGTCGGCGGACAGCACGTTCAGGCAGAAGCGCCCGCTGCGCTGGATCATGCCGTTGCTGGTGGAGTCGGCCCGCACCGCCATCACCACCAGGGGGGGTTCGAAGGAGCCCTGGGTGACCCAGCTGGCGGTGAAGCCGTTGACCTCCTCGCCCTCGGCTACCCCGCAGATGAACACACCGTGGGGGATCTTGCGCAGGAGCGTCTTCTTGGCGGCCGCGTCCAGGGCAACGTCGGTCATGGGGTGGGCGGCAGGGATCGTTGGACTCTAGGAACCCGTCCGGGCCGGTTACCCCGCCCGGGCCTGTCTCCATAGGCTGGGGCGATGCGAGCGCTCTATCCCGGCAGTTTCGATCCCCTCACCCTGGGCCACCTTGACCTGATCGAGCGGGCGGCCGGCCTCTTCGACGGGGTCGTGGTGGCGGTGCTGATGAACCCCTCCAAACAACCCGCCTTCCCCCTGGAGCGGCGGCTGGAGCAGATCCGCCTGGCCACCGAGGGGATCGCCGGCATCGAGGTGGGCCATTTCGACGGCCTCACCGTGACCTACGCCCAGAGCTGCCGCGCTCAGGTGATCCTACGGGGCCTGCGCGCGATGAGCGACTTCGAGTTCGAGTTGCAGATCGCACACACCAACCGGACCCTGGCCCCCCGGGTCGAGACCCTGTTCATGGCCACCGCAGCGCACCACAGCTTTCTCAGCAGCTCGGTGGTGAAGGAGGTGGCCCGCTTCGGCGGGGACGTGGGTCACATGGTCCCGCCGGGAGTGGCGATTGACCTGGAGAGGCTCTTTAATCGACAGGCAGCTCCCGGAACCCGATATGGCTGAGGTCCGATTCACCGTTCTCGATCAGCTGGACCAGCTGGAGGACATCGTTCTCGACGGCAGCCGGATCCCCTTCAGCGGTGGCCGTCTGGTGAACGAGCAGGACGCCATCGAGATGATGGACGCGCTGCGGGAGGCCCTGCCCGGGCAGATCTCCCAGGCCGAGGACCTGATCCGCCAGCGGGAGGGCTTCATCGAGAAGGCCCGGGTGCAGGCTGAGGAGATCGTCACCCAGGCGCGGCGCGAGCGGGAGCAGCTGATCAACGCCGCCGCCATCCGCCAGGAGGCGGAGCGCCAGGTGACGGAACAGCGGGAACTGGCCCGCCAGCAGTGCGAGCAGATGGTGCTGCAGGCCCGCCAGCAGGTGGCCCAGACCGAACAGGAGCACCAGGCCCGGATGGCCCAGTTCGAGCAGCAGTTCGCCGGCCGCCGGCAGCAGCTGGAGCAGGAGGCCCAGCAGCGGCGCCAGCAGCTGGAGCAGGAGGCGGCGGAGCGCAACCGCCAGCTGCTTGAGCAGCACGAGCGCAGCCGGGCCCAGGCCCTGCAGGAACTGGAGGGCATCCGCCAGGAAGGGCTGCGCATCCAGCGGGATAGCCAGGCCGAGGCCGAGCGGCTCCATGCCGACGCGCTCCAGTTCCGCCAGCAGACCCAGCAGCAGTGCGATGCCCTGATCGCCCGCAGCCGCCAGGAGGCGGCCACCATCCAGGAGGGCGCCAACCGTTACGCCGAGCAGGTGCTGGGGGAGCTGGAAGTGCGCCTCAAGGAGCTCAGCCAGGTGGTGCTCGGCGGCAGGCGGGAGCTGGTGCGGCTGCAGGCCCAGGAGACCCAGGCCGCCAGTCGTCCGCCGGAAGCCCCCATTCCCCTGGAGAATGCCACCGTGGATCGGGCCCGACGGGCCGCAGGACGTCTGCGGCGGGCCGCCAGCCGGGGGCTCGCCAGTTGAGGCAGGCGCCTCAGAGCCTGCTCAGATCGCCGATGGGCAGGCCCCCACGGCCTGCACCTCCCGCAGCACGCGGCCGATGGTGGTGTTCGGAGCCCCGGCTCCGGCGGACACGGCACTGACGTAACGGGGGCCATCCGGCGTCTGGAGCACGCCGCTGATTGAGCGCACGCCGGTGAGGGTGCCTGTCTTGGCGAAGAGACGGCCATCGAGGCTGGTGCCCTTGTAAAGATTGCGCAGGGTGCCGCGGCGACCGGCGATGGCCATCGAGCTGATGTAGTCCCTCGCATAGGGGTGATGGTCCATGCGCAGCAGCAGGGCCACCAGAAAGCGGCTGGTCACCCGGTTGGCGCGGTCGAGGCCACTCCCGTCAGCCACCCTGACCCCTTCCATGGGCAGGCCCTGTTCGCCCAGCCAGATCGTGTTCAGGCGGCTGGCCTCGGCCACGTCCCAGGTGCCGGCCGCCTGGCGCAGCAGCACCTCGGCGGTGAAGTTGTGGCTTTCGGTGTTGGCCAGGCTCAGCAGGCCGTGCATGGAGGTGGAGGGTTCCTCGTGGATCAGCACGGCATCGGCGGGCAGGGGCTGGCGAGCGGACACCAGGGTCAGCTGCAGGGGCGACCCTCCGCCCTGGTTCATGGCGCGGCGCAGCAGGGTCTGCAGCCGGGAGGGGGGATTGCTCACCGCATCGTCAATGGCGTTGCTGGTGATCGCCAGCCGGGTGATCGGAGCGCCGTAGGCGTAGGCCCGGTCGGCCACATGCCAGCCACTGGGCCACCAGTTCTGGGAGGCTTCCTCCGCCAGTTCCAGCCGCACCGGACCGCCACCCTCAGGCGAGTTGGCGCCGGCGGCCATGGCCAGCTGGGCGAAACGCTGCAGCTGGGGCAGGGCCAGGTCGGGATCCCCCTGTCCCGTGAGCCGCAGGGTGCCGTTCTGAAGCCGCCACAGCTGGGTGCTGAGCCGGTAGTCGGGGCCGAGGCGATCGAGGGCGAAGGCGCTGCTGACCAGCTTCTGGTTGGAGGCCGGCACGCGGGGCTGGCGCCCGTTGACGTCGGCCAGCAGCCGACCGCTGCCGTCGGCGACGCTGACGCTCCAACGGGAGCGCTCCTCGCCCAGCACCTGGGCCACCTGGCGCTGCAGGCTGGGGCAGCTGACCTCGCGGGCCAGCCGCGGCATGCCCACCGGGGGCGGAGCCGGCGGCAGGGCCGCCATCGGCAGGGGCCGCTGGCTGCGGGGCGAGGGCAGGGCCGGCGCGTTCTGGGCCCGGGCCGCCAGGCCCGCCGATCCGGTGCCGGCGGCGACCAGCAGCAGAGTCACCAGCCTCAGGGGATGGCGGTGGCGGCGGTGGCCGGGGCGGGCGGA
This genomic stretch from Cyanobium gracile PCC 6307 harbors:
- the coaD gene encoding pantetheine-phosphate adenylyltransferase, translating into MRALYPGSFDPLTLGHLDLIERAAGLFDGVVVAVLMNPSKQPAFPLERRLEQIRLATEGIAGIEVGHFDGLTVTYAQSCRAQVILRGLRAMSDFEFELQIAHTNRTLAPRVETLFMATAAHHSFLSSSVVKEVARFGGDVGHMVPPGVAIDLERLFNRQAAPGTRYG
- a CDS encoding D-alanyl-D-alanine carboxypeptidase/D-alanyl-D-alanine-endopeptidase — its product is MTASARPGHRRHRHPLRLVTLLLVAAGTGSAGLAARAQNAPALPSPRSQRPLPMAALPPAPPPVGMPRLAREVSCPSLQRQVAQVLGEERSRWSVSVADGSGRLLADVNGRQPRVPASNQKLVSSAFALDRLGPDYRLSTQLWRLQNGTLRLTGQGDPDLALPQLQRFAQLAMAAGANSPEGGGPVRLELAEEASQNWWPSGWHVADRAYAYGAPITRLAITSNAIDDAVSNPPSRLQTLLRRAMNQGGGSPLQLTLVSARQPLPADAVLIHEEPSTSMHGLLSLANTESHNFTAEVLLRQAAGTWDVAEASRLNTIWLGEQGLPMEGVRVADGSGLDRANRVTSRFLVALLLRMDHHPYARDYISSMAIAGRRGTLRNLYKGTSLDGRLFAKTGTLTGVRSISGVLQTPDGPRYVSAVSAGAGAPNTTIGRVLREVQAVGACPSAI
- a CDS encoding flavin reductase family protein, with the protein product MTDVALDAAAKKTLLRKIPHGVFICGVAEGEEVNGFTASWVTQGSFEPPLVVMAVRADSTSNGMIQRSGRFCLNVLSADQKDLAAVFFKPQKGVGGRFDAAPFHLGPLGLPVLDDALGAVECTLVGQVAHGDHTVFVGEVKSATLHRDAAALELAATGWQYGG